One Phocaeicola dorei genomic region harbors:
- a CDS encoding aldo/keto reductase, with protein MDNRKLGQLEVSPIGMGCMGFSHGYGQVPPKAYAIEAIRKAYDYGCTHFDTAEAYGKEQFYAGHNEELVGKAIEPFRKEVVLATKFHIGELSQPDETSLYREVRRHLEDSMSRLRTDYIDLYYLHRINETVRLEDVAIVMGRLVKEGLIRGWGLSQVSADQIRAAHEITPLSAVQNIYSMVERDCETEIFPVCLEKGIGVVPFSPIASGFLSGKVTAQEQFGFDDVRKFVPQLSKENIEANRPILDLLHRFAVEKNATNAQISLAWMLHKYPNVVPIPGSKNQERILENLGAWNVTLSGDEFRQLQSALDECKVHGHRGCVETEQTSFGKQWSEETAK; from the coding sequence ATGGATAATAGAAAATTAGGACAGCTGGAAGTATCTCCGATAGGAATGGGATGTATGGGATTCAGCCACGGTTACGGACAAGTGCCGCCCAAAGCGTATGCCATAGAAGCCATCCGCAAGGCATACGACTATGGCTGCACGCATTTCGATACGGCGGAAGCCTATGGCAAGGAACAATTCTACGCCGGGCATAACGAGGAACTGGTAGGTAAGGCTATCGAGCCGTTCCGTAAGGAGGTGGTACTCGCCACCAAATTTCATATTGGCGAACTCTCGCAACCGGACGAGACGAGTCTCTACCGGGAGGTGCGCCGGCATCTTGAAGATTCCATGAGCAGACTTCGTACGGATTATATCGACCTGTATTACCTGCATCGCATCAATGAGACGGTCCGGCTTGAGGATGTGGCAATTGTCATGGGACGGCTTGTTAAGGAAGGACTGATACGTGGTTGGGGATTGTCGCAAGTATCGGCCGACCAGATACGAGCTGCGCATGAGATTACCCCTTTGTCTGCCGTCCAGAACATCTATTCGATGGTGGAACGCGATTGCGAAACGGAGATTTTCCCGGTGTGCCTTGAAAAAGGAATCGGAGTCGTACCGTTCTCGCCGATTGCAAGCGGGTTCCTTTCGGGTAAGGTAACGGCACAGGAGCAGTTCGGCTTCGATGACGTGCGGAAATTCGTTCCCCAACTGTCGAAAGAGAATATCGAGGCCAACCGGCCTATACTCGATTTGCTGCATCGGTTCGCCGTGGAGAAAAATGCGACCAACGCCCAGATATCGCTTGCGTGGATGCTCCATAAATATCCCAATGTCGTACCTATTCCCGGTTCCAAGAACCAGGAAAGGATTCTGGAGAATCTGGGGGCTTGGAACGTCACGCTTTCCGGTGATGAGTTCCGGCAGTTACAATCAGCATTGGATGAATGTAAGGTACACGGACATCGTGGGTGCGTGGAAACGGAACAGACGAGTTTTGGTAAACAATGGAGTGAAGAAACAGCTAAGTGA
- a CDS encoding DUF418 domain-containing protein → MNKEMDIKDMVPVKTSERHVILDALRGFALLGICLANFPEFSLYTFQKPRITEAMPTAEIDQVVRFLQYLFVDGKFYTIFSLLFGIGFSIIISNAAKKGTDGFRIFYRRMIVLATIGFLHLMFIWSGDILLLYALLGMLLPLFRHVSDRVLLGTSAVLLLLPIPIDWLAGTFGVSLSAPAVRMQQHYCNLYGITEYNFGIWLRNAESYGEVFQFLIQGAWVRLQEFIDGNRYFKVLGLFLLGCYIGRKQIYANLEANRMLLKKTVTYGFLLGLPLSVLYAWSAVNGHPFGTAAHTAIYTASVYPLGFAYVSAICLLYLHGRGWRLWRCLAAPGRMALTNYVGQSVWGMVLFYGIGFGLGVGIGLTGTESIAFYVFLVQMAFSVLWLSYFRFGPLEWGWRMLTYGKWLKIRK, encoded by the coding sequence ATGAATAAGGAAATGGATATAAAAGACATGGTACCCGTGAAGACCTCGGAACGCCATGTCATCCTCGATGCTTTGAGAGGATTTGCATTGCTGGGAATCTGCCTTGCCAACTTTCCGGAATTTTCGCTTTATACCTTTCAAAAACCGAGAATAACAGAGGCCATGCCTACGGCAGAAATAGATCAGGTAGTCCGCTTCCTTCAATACCTTTTTGTAGACGGTAAGTTCTACACCATATTCTCGCTGCTGTTCGGTATCGGATTCTCAATCATAATCAGCAACGCGGCTAAAAAGGGAACGGACGGATTCCGTATCTTTTATCGGCGGATGATTGTTCTGGCCACCATCGGTTTTCTGCACCTGATGTTTATCTGGAGCGGGGACATCTTGCTGTTGTATGCCTTATTGGGCATGTTGCTCCCTCTTTTCCGGCATGTTTCGGACAGAGTGTTGCTGGGTACTTCCGCAGTCCTATTGCTACTTCCTATTCCGATTGATTGGCTGGCCGGTACATTCGGAGTGTCCCTGTCGGCTCCCGCAGTACGAATGCAACAGCACTATTGTAATTTATATGGTATAACGGAATATAACTTCGGAATCTGGCTGCGTAATGCGGAAAGCTACGGAGAGGTCTTTCAATTTCTGATACAGGGTGCATGGGTACGCTTGCAGGAGTTCATCGACGGCAACCGCTATTTTAAGGTATTGGGATTGTTCTTATTGGGCTGCTACATTGGGCGCAAGCAAATATACGCCAATCTTGAGGCAAATCGGATGCTACTGAAAAAGACGGTGACATACGGTTTTCTGCTGGGACTTCCCTTGTCCGTTCTCTATGCCTGGAGTGCGGTAAACGGGCATCCTTTCGGAACGGCTGCACACACCGCCATCTACACGGCAAGTGTCTATCCTTTAGGTTTTGCATATGTTTCCGCTATCTGTCTCCTGTACCTGCATGGTAGAGGGTGGCGCTTGTGGCGCTGTCTTGCCGCTCCGGGGAGAATGGCACTGACCAATTACGTGGGACAGTCGGTATGGGGTATGGTTCTCTTCTACGGTATCGGCTTCGGGCTGGGGGTCGGCATTGGATTGACAGGAACAGAATCCATAGCTTTCTACGTCTTTCTTGTCCAGATGGCATTCAGTGTCCTATGGCTCTCCTATTTCCGCTTCGGGCCTCTGGAATGGGGCTGGCGGATGCTGACTTATGGGAAATGGCTAAAAATAAGGAAATAA
- a CDS encoding SDR family NAD(P)-dependent oxidoreductase encodes MKTMNEKVTMVTGAAAGIGLVSAEAFAKAGATVVLVDINEPKEQAEKLVSEGYKAVAYRCDVSDTRAVKEMIDWIVATYGRLDAALNNTGIQTPQRPMAEITDEEFDRTVAVDLKGVWNCMRYEIIQMLKQGGGAIVNTSSQGGVTGFPGQAAYIACKHAVIGLTRTAAIDYSAKGIRINAVCPGVIRTPMAEELIRRNPDLEKELVRDIPAGRLGKPEEIANAVLWLCSPQASFVDGHALLVDGAFSIH; translated from the coding sequence ATGAAAACAATGAATGAGAAAGTAACAATGGTAACGGGGGCAGCGGCAGGTATCGGGCTGGTCTCGGCAGAAGCATTTGCAAAAGCGGGTGCAACCGTAGTATTGGTGGACATCAATGAGCCGAAAGAACAAGCCGAGAAGTTGGTTTCAGAAGGGTATAAAGCCGTGGCATATCGCTGCGACGTGTCCGATACACGGGCTGTAAAGGAGATGATTGACTGGATCGTTGCGACTTACGGCAGGCTGGACGCTGCATTGAACAATACTGGGATACAGACCCCGCAACGGCCGATGGCCGAGATTACCGACGAGGAGTTCGACCGCACGGTAGCCGTCGATCTGAAAGGTGTATGGAACTGTATGCGTTACGAGATTATCCAGATGCTGAAACAAGGCGGTGGTGCCATTGTCAATACCTCGTCTCAAGGCGGTGTTACGGGGTTCCCCGGACAAGCGGCCTATATCGCCTGCAAGCATGCGGTAATCGGGCTTACACGTACAGCCGCCATTGATTACTCGGCAAAGGGGATTCGTATCAATGCCGTCTGTCCGGGTGTGATCCGAACACCTATGGCCGAAGAACTGATACGGCGTAACCCCGATCTGGAAAAGGAACTGGTCCGAGATATTCCTGCCGGACGTCTCGGTAAACCGGAAGAGATAGCCAACGCCGTATTGTGGCTTTGCTCACCGCAGGCAAGTTTCGTGGACGGGCACGCCCTTTTAGTGGACGGGGCATTTTCCATTCATTAA
- a CDS encoding alpha/beta hydrolase translates to MKLQTIAILTFLTFANVMAQETTTTKYINSTGMEPLELTQEWDKTFPQSDKVEHKKITFHNRYGITLVADLYKPKNTQGHLAAIAVSGPYGAVKEQVSGRYAQTLAERGFLTIAFDPSYYGESGGTPRYLTSPEISTEDFSAAVDYLTSRADVNPERIGILGICGWGGFALNAAANDPRIKATVTSTMYDMSRVNANGYFDAMSADDRYKLREQLNAQRTEDYRDDSYARDGGVLDPVTDDTPQFVKEYHDYYKTERGYHRRSPNSNEGITKTSVLSFINMPLLTYISEIRSAVLMIHGEKTHSRYFSEDAYKRLTGSNKELLIIPGANHVDLYDKIDVIPFDKIDGFFKNALK, encoded by the coding sequence ATGAAGTTACAAACAATCGCCATATTGACGTTCCTGACCTTTGCGAATGTCATGGCACAAGAAACGACAACAACAAAATATATAAATTCAACCGGTATGGAACCATTGGAATTGACACAGGAATGGGATAAGACCTTTCCGCAGAGTGATAAGGTGGAACATAAGAAAATCACGTTTCACAACCGTTACGGCATCACGCTTGTCGCAGACCTTTACAAGCCGAAAAATACGCAAGGACATCTGGCAGCCATTGCAGTCAGTGGCCCTTACGGTGCGGTGAAAGAACAGGTGTCGGGCCGTTATGCCCAGACGCTTGCCGAACGAGGTTTTCTGACCATCGCTTTTGACCCCTCCTATTATGGTGAAAGCGGCGGTACGCCCCGTTACCTCACCTCACCCGAAATCAGCACGGAAGATTTCAGTGCGGCAGTCGATTATTTGACATCCCGTGCGGACGTCAATCCGGAACGTATCGGAATCTTAGGTATTTGCGGTTGGGGCGGGTTTGCACTTAATGCTGCGGCCAATGACCCTCGTATCAAAGCGACGGTAACATCTACTATGTATGATATGAGCCGGGTAAATGCCAACGGGTATTTCGACGCCATGAGTGCCGATGACCGCTATAAGTTGCGCGAGCAACTCAACGCACAGCGTACCGAGGATTATCGTGATGACAGCTATGCACGCGACGGTGGCGTACTCGACCCCGTGACGGATGATACTCCGCAATTCGTCAAGGAGTATCACGACTACTACAAGACGGAACGAGGCTATCATCGCCGTTCCCCGAACTCCAACGAGGGAATCACGAAAACCAGCGTATTGTCATTCATCAATATGCCGCTGCTCACCTATATTAGCGAAATCCGCAGTGCTGTGTTGATGATTCATGGAGAAAAAACTCATTCCCGCTATTTCAGTGAGGATGCCTACAAGCGGCTGACGGGGAGTAACAAGGAACTGTTGATTATTCCCGGAGCCAACCATGTCGATTTATACGACAAGATTGATGTGATACCGTTCGACAAGATAGACGGGTTCTTCAAGAATGCGTTGAAATAA
- a CDS encoding flavodoxin — MKTKLLFLFAWLMLAITGCSAGEPQTEESTTPPVEKTEEPVEPSGDKKVLIVYFSHTGNTRTIAGYIHDTVKSDLVEIQTADTYTDDYDTLLAQIREEVASGYCPPLTTNIENLSSYDVIFIGYPIWVETAAPPIRTFLTTHDLAGRTVVPFCTSGTSSAEASYRLVRSLCPQSTVLEGIQIRRGTYDTAYERVIAWLQEIGIVELNNGGNDEK, encoded by the coding sequence ATGAAAACGAAACTTTTATTTCTCTTTGCATGGCTTATGTTAGCCATTACGGGCTGTTCCGCGGGCGAACCTCAAACGGAAGAATCGACAACACCTCCGGTTGAAAAAACGGAAGAGCCAGTCGAACCTTCCGGGGACAAAAAAGTGCTGATTGTCTATTTCTCCCATACGGGTAATACCCGGACGATTGCCGGATACATCCATGACACGGTAAAGAGCGACCTTGTGGAAATTCAAACGGCCGATACTTATACCGATGATTATGATACTTTGCTGGCACAAATCCGGGAAGAAGTGGCATCCGGATATTGCCCGCCTTTGACAACGAATATCGAAAACCTCTCTTCGTATGACGTGATATTCATCGGTTATCCTATCTGGGTGGAAACTGCCGCACCTCCCATCCGCACGTTCCTCACAACACATGACCTCGCGGGAAGAACTGTCGTTCCGTTCTGCACGAGCGGGACCAGCTCTGCCGAGGCAAGCTACCGGCTTGTCCGTTCCCTTTGCCCGCAATCGACTGTATTGGAGGGCATACAGATTCGTCGGGGAACGTATGACACGGCTTATGAACGGGTTATCGCGTGGTTGCAGGAAATAGGTATTGTCGAACTGAATAACGGAGGAAATGATGAAAAATAA
- a CDS encoding aldo/keto reductase, with the protein MEENNKMDISRRGFLKTAALAGAAMAMPSGLGKVFASEAKQAETSDVVDIDAARIKGHRVLGTGKAAFEVSALGFGVMGMTYNRSQHPDKKECIRLLHEAVERGVTLFDTAIIYGPLTNENLAGEALSEFKGRINVTTKFGHEVIDGKGTGRQDSRPATIRRYCEESLRRLRLDSLPMFYQHRADPNTPAEEVAATIADLIKEGKVQRWGMCEVSAETIRKAHAICPLTAIQSEYHLMHRLVEENGVLDVCRELGIGFVPYSPINRGFLGGCINEYTVFDVNNDNRQTLPRFQPEAMRANTHIVNALQAFGRTRGMTSAQVALGWLLQKAPWIVPIPGTTKLSHLEENLRTLDFNISSGDWKELEDTVAAIPVVGDRYNAEQQRQVGR; encoded by the coding sequence ATGGAAGAAAACAATAAAATGGATATCAGCCGTCGTGGATTTCTCAAAACGGCTGCATTGGCAGGAGCCGCAATGGCCATGCCTTCGGGATTGGGCAAAGTATTCGCTTCAGAAGCGAAACAAGCGGAAACATCCGATGTGGTGGATATCGATGCAGCCCGTATCAAGGGACATCGTGTATTGGGTACGGGCAAGGCGGCATTCGAGGTGTCGGCACTCGGCTTCGGTGTAATGGGCATGACTTACAACCGCAGCCAACACCCGGATAAGAAAGAGTGTATCCGATTGTTGCATGAAGCGGTAGAGCGTGGAGTGACGCTCTTCGACACGGCTATCATTTACGGGCCGTTGACCAATGAGAACCTGGCAGGAGAAGCGCTGTCCGAGTTCAAGGGACGGATTAACGTAACGACCAAATTCGGGCACGAAGTCATCGACGGCAAAGGAACTGGTCGTCAGGACAGCCGTCCGGCAACCATCCGCCGCTATTGCGAGGAGTCACTTCGCCGATTGAGACTCGATTCACTGCCGATGTTCTACCAGCACCGTGCCGACCCGAATACTCCGGCCGAGGAGGTAGCGGCTACCATTGCCGACTTGATCAAGGAAGGTAAAGTGCAACGCTGGGGTATGTGCGAGGTCAGTGCCGAAACAATCCGTAAGGCCCACGCCATTTGTCCGCTGACGGCTATCCAAAGCGAGTACCATCTGATGCACCGCCTGGTGGAAGAGAACGGTGTTCTCGATGTATGCCGGGAGTTGGGTATCGGCTTTGTACCATACAGCCCAATCAACCGTGGATTTTTGGGAGGCTGCATCAACGAATACACGGTCTTCGATGTAAACAACGACAACCGTCAGACCCTGCCGCGTTTCCAGCCGGAAGCGATGCGTGCGAATACCCACATTGTAAATGCGCTGCAAGCTTTCGGGCGCACACGGGGCATGACCTCGGCACAGGTGGCTCTTGGCTGGTTGCTTCAGAAAGCACCGTGGATCGTACCGATTCCGGGAACGACAAAACTGTCTCATCTGGAGGAAAACCTGCGCACACTCGACTTCAACATCAGCTCCGGGGATTGGAAAGAACTGGAGGATACCGTGGCTGCTATTCCCGTTGTGGGAGACCGGTACAATGCCGAACAGCAACGTCAAGTAGGCCGATAA
- a CDS encoding EamA family transporter, with translation MPKKLAILFAYFLIYVVWGSTYYFIGVALHGFPTFLLSALRFSTAGLILLVICACRGERAFTPRLVGRSAVSGIILLFIDMAVVMLAQRYVSSSLVAVVASFTAIWIMALDAPMWKYTFRSKCILAGILMGFAGVGLLYAEQLEMTVTVHDHSEYGILLLVVGCISWALGTLYTKYRSSDTEPANAFAGSAWQMLFAGMMFWICTLGNGEFSPMEFSTVPLYAWLSLAYLILFGSLMAYSAYVWLLKIRPATDVATHAYVNPVVAVVIGGGLGGEQITGIQLLGLVIILGSVMLVNKKERINE, from the coding sequence ATGCCGAAAAAACTTGCCATCCTATTCGCTTATTTCCTGATTTATGTAGTTTGGGGGTCCACTTACTACTTTATCGGGGTGGCTTTACACGGCTTTCCGACTTTCCTTCTCAGTGCATTGCGCTTCTCTACGGCAGGATTGATACTGCTTGTGATATGTGCATGTCGTGGAGAACGGGCCTTTACCCCAAGGCTTGTAGGCAGGTCGGCTGTGAGCGGAATCATCCTGCTGTTCATCGATATGGCGGTAGTGATGCTGGCCCAGCGATATGTCAGCAGCAGCCTGGTGGCTGTGGTGGCCTCCTTTACCGCTATCTGGATTATGGCACTCGATGCTCCGATGTGGAAATATACCTTTCGGAGCAAATGTATCCTTGCCGGTATTTTGATGGGATTTGCAGGAGTAGGGTTATTGTATGCCGAGCAACTGGAAATGACGGTAACCGTACACGATCATAGTGAATATGGTATTTTACTACTTGTAGTCGGTTGTATTTCCTGGGCATTGGGAACACTTTATACAAAATACCGTTCATCAGACACAGAACCTGCAAACGCGTTTGCAGGTTCCGCCTGGCAAATGCTTTTTGCCGGCATGATGTTCTGGATATGTACATTGGGGAACGGGGAGTTCTCTCCTATGGAATTCAGTACGGTCCCTCTATACGCCTGGTTGTCATTGGCCTATCTGATACTGTTCGGCTCGCTGATGGCTTATTCCGCTTACGTATGGCTGCTGAAGATCCGCCCGGCAACGGATGTGGCCACCCATGCCTACGTGAATCCTGTAGTGGCTGTCGTTATCGGTGGCGGGCTGGGCGGGGAACAGATTACAGGCATACAGTTGCTCGGGCTTGTAATCATACTGGGAAGCGTCATGTTGGTTAACAAAAAAGAAAGAATCAATGAATAA
- a CDS encoding dihydrofolate reductase family protein: protein MRPYIISHMMTSVDGRIDCPMVGQLSTDEYYIALEKLGPCSKLSGRITTALECSAVKEESTPMEGTPIGHKSVYVANKSDEYTIIVDTYGKLRWQEGEADGHPLLCIVSEQVSEKYLETLRTSGISWIATGAERIDLPQAMELLCEHFGVECLAIVGGGHICGGFLEAGLIDEVSIMVAPGIDGRKGQTAVFDGISRVECNPYKLKLESVEQWEADIVWLRYKVK from the coding sequence ATGAGACCATATATAATCAGTCACATGATGACTTCGGTCGATGGCCGCATCGACTGCCCGATGGTCGGGCAACTGAGTACGGATGAGTATTACATAGCCTTGGAAAAACTGGGGCCTTGCTCGAAACTGTCAGGACGGATAACTACCGCACTCGAATGTTCCGCCGTCAAAGAAGAAAGTACCCCGATGGAGGGAACTCCGATAGGTCATAAATCCGTATATGTCGCCAATAAATCGGACGAATATACGATCATTGTCGATACCTATGGGAAACTGCGTTGGCAGGAGGGTGAAGCTGACGGGCATCCTCTACTTTGTATTGTCAGTGAACAGGTGTCCGAGAAATATCTGGAAACGCTGCGCACATCGGGTATTTCGTGGATTGCCACCGGTGCGGAACGCATTGACTTGCCGCAAGCTATGGAGCTGCTTTGTGAACATTTCGGCGTTGAATGCTTGGCGATTGTCGGGGGCGGACATATCTGCGGCGGTTTCTTGGAGGCCGGACTGATTGACGAAGTAAGTATTATGGTAGCTCCGGGTATTGACGGGCGTAAGGGACAGACGGCGGTTTTCGATGGAATCTCCCGTGTGGAATGTAACCCGTACAAGCTGAAATTAGAGAGTGTGGAACAATGGGAAGCAGATATTGTCTGGCTCCGCTATAAAGTAAAATAA